Proteins encoded within one genomic window of Candidatus Binatia bacterium:
- the leuD gene encoding 3-isopropylmalate dehydratase small subunit, which translates to MKERTPIRTVRGRPLPIRGNDIDTDQILPARFMKVVTFDGLGRYAFHDLRFDAEGRPRGHVLDDPRFATTGARIALVNKNFGCGSSREHAPQALWRCGIRAMVGESFADIFFANCVAIGLPCAVADPAHVAALMEEAERDPEGEVLLDLEKREVSFGGKTYPVSLPSDARALFLEGTWNTTGMLLEAEPAIRETAARLPYVTGFRGT; encoded by the coding sequence ATGAAAGAGCGCACGCCGATCCGGACGGTGCGGGGCCGCCCGCTGCCGATTCGGGGCAACGACATCGACACGGATCAGATCCTGCCGGCGCGTTTCATGAAGGTGGTGACGTTCGACGGCCTGGGGCGCTACGCCTTCCACGACCTGCGGTTCGACGCCGAGGGCCGCCCCCGCGGTCACGTGCTCGACGACCCGCGCTTCGCGACGACGGGCGCTCGCATAGCGTTGGTCAACAAAAACTTCGGATGCGGCTCCTCGCGCGAGCACGCCCCGCAGGCGCTCTGGCGCTGCGGGATCCGGGCCATGGTCGGGGAATCGTTCGCCGACATTTTCTTCGCGAACTGCGTCGCGATCGGTCTCCCTTGCGCCGTTGCCGACCCGGCTCACGTGGCGGCTCTGATGGAGGAAGCCGAGAGGGACCCCGAAGGAGAAGTCCTGCTCGATCTCGAGAAGCGCGAGGTTTCCTTCGGGGGCAAGACCTATCCCGTTTCTCTCCCGTCGGACGCCCGCGCCCTTTTTCTCGAAGGGACGTGGAACACGACGGGGATGCTGCTCGAGGCCGAGCCCGCGATCCGCGAGACCGCGGCGAGGCTTCCTTA